From Azospirillum sp. TSA2s, a single genomic window includes:
- a CDS encoding xanthine dehydrogenase family protein subunit M — MNPFTYERASDASAAIELAKGNAAARYLGGGTNLVDLMRETVERPEMLVDVTGLPRGIEPRSDGGVLIGSAATNTALAADGHVRRHYPLLARAILAGASAQIRNMATVGGNILQRTRCRYFYDNAAACNKRQPGSGCDARDGFNRYHAILGASPACVATHPSDMCVALAALDATVHLEGPAGPRSIPLIDLHRLPGDRPDIETELKPGELITAVEIPPLPFARRSTYRKVRDRASYAFALVSVAAAIDLDNDGTVRDVRLALGGVAHKPWRASAAEAALKGRPANPESFRAAAEAELAAATGLRDNAFKIELAKRTIVAVLGELTGDDA, encoded by the coding sequence ATGAACCCCTTCACCTATGAACGGGCGTCCGACGCCTCCGCCGCCATCGAACTGGCCAAGGGCAACGCCGCGGCGCGTTATCTCGGTGGCGGCACCAATCTGGTCGATCTGATGCGCGAAACGGTCGAACGGCCGGAGATGCTGGTCGACGTCACCGGCCTGCCGCGCGGGATCGAGCCGCGTTCCGATGGCGGCGTGCTGATCGGATCGGCGGCGACCAACACGGCGCTGGCCGCCGATGGCCATGTGCGCAGGCATTATCCGCTCCTCGCCCGCGCGATCCTCGCCGGGGCCAGCGCCCAGATCCGCAACATGGCGACGGTCGGCGGCAACATCCTGCAACGCACGCGCTGCCGCTACTTCTATGACAATGCTGCGGCCTGCAACAAACGGCAGCCGGGGTCCGGCTGCGATGCACGCGACGGCTTCAACCGATACCACGCCATCCTCGGCGCGTCGCCGGCCTGCGTCGCCACCCATCCGTCCGACATGTGCGTGGCGCTCGCCGCGCTCGACGCCACGGTGCATCTGGAGGGTCCGGCGGGGCCGCGCAGCATCCCACTGATCGACCTGCACCGCCTGCCCGGCGACCGGCCGGACATCGAGACGGAGCTGAAGCCGGGCGAGCTGATCACCGCGGTGGAAATCCCGCCCCTGCCCTTCGCCCGCCGCTCCACCTACCGCAAGGTCCGCGACCGCGCGAGCTATGCCTTTGCCCTGGTTTCGGTCGCTGCCGCGATCGATCTCGACAATGACGGGACGGTGCGCGACGTGCGGCTGGCGCTCGGCGGCGTCGCCCACAAGCCGTGGCGGGCCTCGGCGGCCGAAGCGGCGCTGAAGGGCCGGCCGGCCAACCCGGAGAGCTTCCGTGCCGCGGCGGAGGCGGAACTGGCCGCCGCGACCGGTCTTCGCGACAACGCCTTCAAGATCGAGCTGGCGAAACGGACGATCGTCGCCGTCCTCGGCGAACTGACGGGAGACGACGCATGA
- a CDS encoding 2Fe-2S iron-sulfur cluster-binding protein has product MNFTINGQSVEVEADIRSSLLDLLRNSLGFTGTKKGCDQGACGACTVLVDGERINSCLALAVQYQGRNITTVEGLGSDGALHPLQQAFVEHDGFQCGYCTPGQLCSAIGMAREIERNIPSVVTADLSADSVAINERELRERMSGNLCRCGAYNGIIEAISETLVKTPAASQERARA; this is encoded by the coding sequence ATGAACTTCACCATCAATGGGCAAAGCGTCGAGGTCGAGGCGGATATCCGCAGCTCGCTGCTCGACCTCCTCCGCAACAGCCTGGGATTCACCGGGACCAAGAAGGGCTGCGATCAGGGCGCCTGCGGCGCCTGCACCGTGCTGGTCGACGGCGAACGCATCAATTCCTGCCTGGCGCTGGCGGTCCAATATCAGGGCCGCAACATCACCACCGTCGAAGGGCTGGGCAGCGACGGTGCCCTGCATCCGCTGCAGCAGGCCTTCGTTGAGCATGACGGCTTCCAGTGCGGCTATTGCACGCCCGGCCAGCTCTGTTCCGCCATCGGCATGGCGCGCGAGATCGAGCGCAACATCCCGAGCGTCGTTACCGCCGACCTGTCGGCGGACAGCGTCGCCATCAACGAGAGGGAGCTGCGCGAACGCATGAGCGGCAATCTCTGCCGCTGCGGCGCCTACAACGGCATCATCGAGGCCATCTCCGAAACGCTGGTCAAGACGCCGGCCGCATCGCAGGAGAGGGCACGGGCATGA
- a CDS encoding ABC transporter ATP-binding protein has translation MATLSINNVRKQYGSVEVLKGIDLDLTDGEFLVLLGPSGCGKSTLLNMIAGLETISAGEIRIDQRVVNEVHPKDRDIAMVFQSYALYPNMTVARNIGFSLEMRGQSKTERDGAIRRVARLLQIEHLLDRKPAQLSGGQRQRVAMGRALVRDPKVFLFDEPLSNLDAKLRVDMRTEIKKLHQRLGTTVVYVTHDQIEAMTLASRIAIMKEGVVQQFAPPQEVYERPANMYVASFIGSPTMNFVRGTLSAEGDRLGVSVGRERSGFLPLFQAPEQAGNWLGQEVILGIRPEAITCHDPAIAAGNPALVKVACGVNVLEPTGADTITYVELNGHEVVARIKPSDRVAEGETADFMIDMARANLFDPKTEQRI, from the coding sequence ATGGCGACTCTCAGCATCAACAACGTCCGCAAGCAGTATGGCAGCGTCGAGGTCCTGAAGGGCATCGACCTGGACCTGACGGACGGCGAATTCCTCGTCCTGCTCGGGCCCTCCGGCTGCGGGAAATCCACCCTGCTCAACATGATCGCCGGTCTGGAGACGATCAGTGCCGGCGAGATCCGCATCGACCAGCGCGTCGTCAACGAGGTCCATCCCAAGGACCGCGACATCGCCATGGTGTTCCAGTCCTACGCGCTTTATCCCAACATGACGGTGGCGCGGAACATCGGCTTCTCGCTGGAGATGCGCGGCCAGTCGAAGACCGAGCGCGACGGCGCCATCCGCCGCGTCGCCCGGCTGCTGCAGATCGAGCATCTGCTGGACCGCAAGCCGGCGCAGCTTTCGGGCGGCCAGCGCCAGCGCGTCGCCATGGGCCGCGCCCTGGTCCGCGACCCCAAGGTTTTCCTGTTCGACGAGCCGCTGTCCAACCTGGACGCCAAGCTGCGCGTCGACATGCGCACCGAGATCAAGAAGCTGCACCAGCGGCTCGGCACCACCGTGGTCTATGTCACCCACGACCAGATCGAGGCGATGACGCTGGCCAGCCGCATCGCCATCATGAAGGAGGGCGTCGTCCAGCAGTTCGCCCCGCCGCAGGAGGTCTACGAGCGGCCGGCCAACATGTATGTGGCGAGCTTCATCGGCTCCCCGACCATGAACTTCGTGCGCGGCACGCTGTCGGCCGAGGGCGACCGGCTGGGCGTCAGCGTCGGGCGCGAGCGTAGCGGCTTCCTGCCGCTGTTCCAGGCGCCGGAGCAGGCCGGCAATTGGCTGGGCCAGGAGGTGATCCTGGGCATCCGTCCGGAGGCCATCACCTGCCACGACCCGGCGATCGCAGCCGGCAACCCGGCGCTGGTGAAGGTCGCCTGCGGCGTCAACGTGCTGGAACCGACCGGCGCCGACACCATCACCTATGTCGAGCTGAACGGCCACGAGGTGGTCGCCCGCATCAAGCCGAGCGACCGGGTGGCGGAGGGCGAAACCGCCGACTTCATGATCGACATGGCGCGGGCCAACCTGTTCGATCCGAAGACCGAACAGCGGATTTGA
- a CDS encoding carbohydrate ABC transporter permease yields MSSLTSALPPAQGTGARIARWGLYLILLLFAAYYLLPLLLMITTSFKSPEEIRTGSLLSLPRDFSLDAWSYAWNRACIGADCRGMAPYFLNSIVIVVPAVVISTIFGALNGYALTKWRFRGANIVFGMILFGSFLPSQVILLPMAQTLGFLGLAGSAGGLILVHVVYGLAFTTLFFRNYYVSIPDDLVKAATIDGAGFFQIFTKIMLPLSLPILVVTIIWQFTQIWNDFLYGASFAAGGAQPVTVALNNLVNTTTGVKQYNVDMAAAMIAGLPTLVVYVLAGKYFIRGLTAGSVKG; encoded by the coding sequence GTGTCTAGCCTGACCTCCGCCCTGCCGCCGGCGCAGGGCACCGGCGCGCGGATCGCCCGCTGGGGCCTGTACCTGATCCTCCTGCTGTTCGCGGCCTATTACCTGCTGCCGCTGCTGCTGATGATCACCACCTCGTTCAAGAGCCCGGAGGAGATCCGCACCGGATCGCTGCTGTCGCTGCCGCGCGACTTCAGCCTGGATGCCTGGAGCTATGCCTGGAACCGCGCCTGCATCGGCGCCGATTGCCGCGGCATGGCGCCCTATTTCCTCAACTCCATCGTCATCGTCGTGCCGGCGGTGGTCATCTCCACCATCTTCGGGGCGCTGAACGGCTATGCCCTGACCAAGTGGCGGTTCCGCGGCGCCAACATCGTGTTCGGCATGATCCTGTTCGGCAGCTTCCTGCCGTCGCAGGTGATCCTGCTGCCGATGGCGCAGACGCTGGGCTTCCTCGGGCTGGCCGGCAGCGCCGGCGGGCTGATCCTGGTGCATGTGGTGTACGGGCTAGCCTTCACCACGCTGTTCTTCCGCAATTACTACGTCAGCATCCCCGACGATCTGGTGAAGGCCGCGACCATCGACGGCGCCGGCTTCTTCCAGATCTTCACCAAGATCATGCTGCCGCTGTCGCTGCCGATCCTGGTGGTGACGATCATCTGGCAGTTCACCCAGATCTGGAACGACTTCCTGTACGGGGCGTCCTTCGCGGCGGGCGGCGCGCAGCCGGTGACGGTCGCGCTGAACAACCTTGTCAACACCACCACCGGCGTGAAGCAGTACAACGTCGACATGGCGGCGGCGATGATCGCCGGCCTGCCCACCCTCGTCGTCTATGTGCTTGCCGGGAAATACTTCATCCGCGGTCTGACCGCCGGCTCCGTCAAGGGGTGA
- a CDS encoding carbohydrate ABC transporter permease, protein MTMQTPSYRPAPGEDAGTVVSSAAPPRATGLRAVTQRHLSKLVVAPSFAAILLFVYGFIAWTVYISFTNSKMLPSYDLVGADAFSKLWRIERWYVAIENLLIFGGLFIGISLIVGILLAVLLDQRIRGEGALRTIYLYPMALSFIVTGTAWKWILNPGIGIQQFVRDLGFPAFTFDWIVQQDTAVYTLVIAAVWQSSGFVMALFLAALRGVDQEIIKAAYLDGASLPRIYWGIVLPSVRPVFMSAFVILAHLAVKSYDLVVALTGGGPGYASDLPATFMYEMTFRRNQIAIGSASALMMLATVVAIIVPYLYSELKGGKRV, encoded by the coding sequence ATGACCATGCAGACCCCATCCTATCGGCCGGCCCCCGGAGAAGATGCCGGGACCGTCGTCAGCAGCGCCGCTCCGCCGCGGGCGACCGGGCTGCGCGCGGTGACGCAGCGGCATCTGTCGAAGCTGGTGGTTGCCCCGTCCTTCGCGGCGATCCTGCTGTTCGTCTACGGCTTCATCGCCTGGACGGTCTATATCAGCTTCACCAATTCCAAGATGCTGCCGTCCTACGATCTGGTCGGCGCCGACGCCTTCTCCAAGCTTTGGCGGATCGAGCGCTGGTACGTCGCCATCGAGAATCTGCTGATCTTCGGCGGGCTGTTCATCGGCATCAGCCTGATCGTCGGCATCCTGCTGGCGGTGCTGCTCGACCAGCGCATCCGCGGCGAAGGGGCGTTGCGCACCATCTATCTCTACCCGATGGCGCTCAGCTTCATCGTCACCGGCACCGCCTGGAAATGGATTCTCAATCCCGGTATCGGCATCCAGCAATTCGTGCGCGACCTGGGATTCCCCGCCTTCACCTTCGACTGGATCGTCCAGCAGGACACCGCCGTCTACACGCTGGTGATCGCCGCGGTCTGGCAAAGCTCCGGCTTCGTGATGGCGCTGTTCCTGGCAGCACTCCGCGGCGTCGATCAGGAGATCATCAAGGCGGCCTATCTCGACGGCGCGAGCCTGCCGCGCATCTATTGGGGCATCGTCCTGCCGTCGGTCCGGCCGGTGTTCATGAGCGCCTTCGTCATCCTCGCCCACCTCGCGGTCAAGAGCTACGACCTCGTGGTGGCGCTGACCGGCGGCGGTCCCGGCTATGCCTCCGACCTGCCGGCGACCTTCATGTACGAGATGACCTTCCGCCGCAACCAGATCGCCATCGGCTCGGCCAGCGCGCTCATGATGCTGGCGACCGTGGTGGCGATCATCGTGCCCTACCTCTATTCCGAACTGAAGGGAGGCAAGCGTGTCTAG
- the pgl gene encoding 6-phosphogluconolactonase, translating to MTARLRVFRDAQDLAETLADETAALLTAAIAARGRATMALPGGRTPTPFLTALGRRDVDWSRVTATLVDDRWLPPDSPDSNAATLHATLLVAAPAIRFIPLYTGAETPEEGEAACAEALRVLDGPFDLMVTGMGEDGHVASLFPDAPALASAWEGTAPCRAMRSPTAPHPRMTLTLPRLLDSRRIVVLITGGAKRAVLEQARAAGPEDAMPVRALLRRGGVDTMVCWAP from the coding sequence ATGACCGCGCGCCTTCGTGTGTTCCGCGATGCCCAGGACCTTGCCGAGACGCTGGCCGACGAGACGGCGGCCCTGCTGACCGCCGCCATCGCGGCGCGCGGGCGGGCCACCATGGCGCTTCCGGGCGGGCGGACGCCGACGCCGTTCCTGACGGCGCTCGGCCGGCGCGATGTGGATTGGAGCCGGGTGACGGCGACGCTGGTGGACGACCGCTGGCTGCCGCCAGACAGCCCGGACAGCAACGCCGCCACCCTGCACGCGACGCTGCTGGTCGCCGCGCCCGCCATCCGCTTCATCCCGCTCTACACCGGCGCCGAGACGCCGGAGGAGGGGGAGGCCGCCTGCGCCGAGGCTTTGCGCGTCCTCGACGGACCGTTCGACCTGATGGTGACCGGCATGGGGGAGGACGGGCATGTCGCCTCGCTGTTCCCCGATGCGCCGGCCCTCGCCTCTGCGTGGGAAGGAACCGCACCCTGCCGGGCGATGCGCTCCCCCACCGCGCCGCATCCGCGCATGACGCTGACCCTGCCGCGCCTGCTCGACAGCCGGCGCATCGTCGTGCTGATCACCGGCGGCGCCAAGCGCGCGGTGCTGGAACAGGCCCGCGCGGCAGGGCCGGAAGACGCGATGCCGGTGCGCGCCCTGTTGCGCCGGGGCGGGGTCGACACCATGGTCTGCTGGGCGCCGTGA
- a CDS encoding oxidoreductase, whose amino-acid sequence MKSLSVGLLGFGLAGSVFHAPLIQCEPRLRLTAIASSRTDDIRRAAPEAVSATADAVIADPSIDLVVIATPNTSHAPLAREALLAGKHVVIDKPMATTAAEADELIDLAKRQGRLLTVFHNRRWDNDFLTLRACLDRGDIGRPYHYEAHFDRFRPQIKQGWREQTLAGSGVLFDLGAHLIDQALTLFGMPDRILADVGTQRPDAQVDDWFHIVLGYGRMRAILHCGTVVCRPGPRFQLHGDRGSFLKHGMDGQEAALRAGRLPTEAGWGGDDPENFALLVQADGTERRVETIPGDYPAFYRGVAASILDGAPPPVTAEQARDVLTVLEAVRKAAGLPA is encoded by the coding sequence ATGAAGAGCCTGTCGGTCGGCCTGCTGGGTTTCGGCCTTGCCGGGTCGGTGTTCCACGCGCCGCTGATCCAATGTGAGCCGCGCCTGCGCCTGACGGCAATCGCCAGTTCGCGCACCGACGACATCCGCCGTGCAGCACCGGAGGCGGTTTCGGCCACGGCGGACGCGGTGATCGCCGACCCAAGCATCGACCTCGTGGTGATCGCCACCCCCAACACCAGCCACGCCCCCCTGGCCCGCGAGGCTCTGCTGGCCGGCAAGCATGTGGTGATCGACAAGCCGATGGCGACCACCGCCGCCGAAGCCGACGAGCTGATCGACCTCGCCAAACGGCAGGGCCGGCTGCTGACCGTCTTCCACAACCGGCGCTGGGACAACGACTTCCTGACCCTGCGCGCCTGCCTGGACCGTGGCGACATCGGCCGCCCCTATCATTACGAGGCGCATTTCGACCGCTTCCGCCCGCAGATCAAGCAGGGCTGGCGCGAGCAGACGCTGGCCGGGTCGGGCGTGCTGTTCGACCTCGGCGCCCATCTGATCGATCAGGCGCTGACCCTGTTCGGCATGCCCGACCGCATCCTCGCCGATGTCGGCACCCAGCGGCCGGACGCGCAGGTCGACGACTGGTTCCACATCGTGCTCGGCTATGGGCGCATGCGGGCGATCCTGCATTGCGGCACGGTGGTCTGCCGGCCGGGTCCGCGCTTCCAGCTGCATGGCGACCGCGGCAGCTTCCTCAAGCACGGCATGGACGGGCAGGAGGCGGCCCTGCGTGCCGGCCGCCTGCCGACCGAAGCCGGCTGGGGCGGGGACGATCCGGAGAACTTCGCGCTCCTGGTCCAGGCCGACGGCACGGAGCGGCGGGTCGAGACCATTCCCGGCGACTATCCCGCCTTCTACCGAGGTGTTGCGGCGTCCATCCTCGACGGCGCCCCGCCGCCGGTGACGGCCGAGCAGGCCCGCGACGTGCTGACGGTGCTGGAGGCGGTGCGCAAGGCGGCGGGGCTGCCGGCCTGA
- a CDS encoding iron ABC transporter permease, with translation MLDSPATWRATTNSIAIAAGATLTATLIGGPFALLVGLTNLRARTAMTFALILPLMIPPQIVAMAWTHLAGSGSPILKPLGLAPPVGTANPVQSAAGMILVMGIEHAPLVFLALRAALRAIPGDVQEAARASGAGPWRAVRSVVLPLCLPGLVAGLAMAFVAALGNFGVPALLGVPAGIPMLPTLIYRRLAGFGPSALPEVAVLAALIGIVACLGIAIQTILQARIASRLPGGARPLAPVPLGSARMTVEALSWGVLALMVAAPLTALLATSLVSVYGLPVSPSTLTLAHYREVLALDQVGRAFVNSMLLSGSAALLLALLAVPLAHAMALGGRTGRIARAVGVLVELPHAVPGVVLGIGCILLFLKPLPGLGVSLYGTLWIILAAYLVRFLPLALRPVQAACAALDPTVEEAARALGAGPLRRLVTVVAPLVAPAAAAGGLLVFLTAFNELTVSILLWSQGRETIGVVVYALEEGGSPTLGAALGVIAILVVLAAMLAAGVLGRRLPAGVVPWRG, from the coding sequence GTGCTCGACTCCCCCGCGACATGGCGGGCCACCACGAACAGCATCGCCATCGCGGCCGGCGCCACGCTGACCGCCACGCTGATCGGCGGGCCGTTCGCCCTGCTGGTCGGGCTGACGAACCTGCGCGCCCGCACCGCCATGACCTTCGCCCTGATCCTGCCGCTGATGATTCCGCCGCAGATCGTGGCGATGGCCTGGACGCATCTGGCCGGGTCGGGCAGTCCGATCCTGAAGCCGCTCGGCCTTGCCCCGCCGGTCGGCACGGCGAACCCGGTGCAGTCGGCGGCCGGCATGATCCTGGTGATGGGGATCGAGCATGCGCCTCTGGTCTTCCTCGCCCTGCGCGCGGCGTTGCGCGCCATTCCCGGCGATGTGCAGGAGGCGGCGCGGGCGTCGGGGGCCGGGCCGTGGCGGGCGGTGCGAAGCGTGGTGCTGCCGCTCTGCCTGCCGGGGCTGGTCGCGGGTTTGGCGATGGCCTTCGTCGCCGCGCTGGGGAATTTCGGGGTGCCGGCGCTGCTGGGCGTGCCGGCGGGCATTCCGATGCTGCCGACGCTGATCTACCGGCGGCTGGCCGGCTTCGGGCCGTCTGCCCTGCCGGAGGTGGCGGTGCTGGCGGCGCTGATCGGCATCGTCGCCTGCCTGGGCATCGCCATCCAGACCATCCTGCAGGCCCGCATCGCCAGCCGTCTGCCCGGCGGTGCCCGGCCGCTGGCACCGGTGCCGCTTGGATCGGCCCGCATGACTGTCGAGGCGCTTTCCTGGGGCGTGCTGGCGCTGATGGTCGCGGCGCCGCTGACGGCGCTGCTGGCGACAAGCCTCGTCAGTGTCTATGGCCTGCCGGTAAGTCCAAGCACGCTGACGCTGGCCCATTACCGCGAGGTGCTGGCGCTCGATCAGGTCGGGCGGGCCTTCGTCAATTCAATGCTGCTGTCGGGTTCGGCGGCGCTGCTGCTCGCCCTGCTGGCGGTGCCGCTGGCCCATGCCATGGCGCTGGGTGGCAGGACCGGACGCATCGCGCGGGCGGTCGGCGTGCTGGTGGAACTGCCGCATGCGGTGCCGGGGGTGGTGCTGGGCATCGGCTGTATCCTGCTGTTCCTGAAGCCGCTGCCGGGGCTGGGGGTCAGCCTGTACGGGACGCTGTGGATCATCCTGGCCGCCTATCTGGTCCGCTTCCTGCCGCTGGCGCTGCGGCCGGTGCAGGCGGCTTGCGCCGCGCTCGACCCGACGGTGGAGGAGGCCGCCCGCGCGCTGGGCGCCGGGCCGTTGCGGCGGTTGGTGACAGTGGTGGCGCCGCTGGTCGCCCCGGCGGCTGCCGCCGGCGGGCTGCTGGTCTTCCTGACCGCATTCAACGAGCTGACCGTCTCCATCCTGCTGTGGTCGCAGGGGCGGGAGACGATCGGCGTCGTCGTCTATGCGCTGGAGGAAGGCGGCAGCCCGACTCTGGGCGCGGCGCTGGGCGTCATCGCCATCCTGGTGGTGCTGGCGGCGATGCTCGCCGCCGGAGTGCTGGGCCGCCGGTTGCCGGCGGGCGTGGTGCCCTGGCGGGGATAG
- a CDS encoding ABC transporter substrate-binding protein has product MKAFLATLATVLTLALGPAAVSQAAQADGATGKLVLYTSQLEPDARQTVEAFKAKNPGVEVEWIRNGTTELMNKLRAEFTAGAPQPDLLLIADAVTMESLKAEKRLQPYDGAPVAGYRPGTHDAQGYWFGTKLITTGIVYNTAAPMKPTSWQDLLKPEAKGTTVMPSPLYSGAAAIHMASIKAQPSLGMAYYEALQRNGTTAAKGNGGILKDVAGGAKLYGMVVDYLPIREHLKGAPVAFVFPKEGVSAVSEPVAILSTAKNPAAAKAFIDFLLSREGQELASAQGFLPALPGVKPPAGFPDPAGITLLPYDPAKALAEDDANKRAFADLFGG; this is encoded by the coding sequence ATGAAGGCGTTCCTCGCCACCCTCGCCACGGTGCTGACGCTGGCGCTCGGCCCAGCCGCCGTTTCCCAGGCCGCGCAGGCCGACGGCGCCACCGGCAAGCTGGTGCTCTACACCTCGCAGCTGGAGCCGGACGCCCGCCAGACGGTGGAGGCCTTCAAGGCGAAGAACCCCGGCGTGGAAGTAGAGTGGATCCGCAACGGCACCACCGAGCTGATGAACAAGCTGCGCGCCGAGTTCACCGCCGGGGCGCCGCAGCCGGACCTGCTGCTGATCGCCGATGCGGTGACGATGGAATCGCTGAAGGCGGAGAAACGGCTGCAGCCCTATGACGGCGCGCCGGTGGCCGGCTACCGGCCGGGCACGCATGATGCGCAGGGCTATTGGTTCGGCACCAAGCTGATCACCACCGGCATCGTCTACAACACCGCCGCCCCGATGAAGCCGACCTCCTGGCAGGATCTGCTGAAACCGGAGGCCAAGGGCACGACGGTGATGCCGAGCCCGCTCTATTCCGGCGCCGCCGCTATCCACATGGCGTCGATCAAGGCGCAGCCGTCGCTCGGCATGGCCTATTACGAGGCGTTGCAGCGCAATGGCACCACCGCGGCCAAGGGCAACGGCGGCATCCTGAAGGATGTGGCCGGCGGCGCGAAGCTCTATGGCATGGTCGTCGATTACCTGCCGATCCGGGAACATCTGAAGGGCGCGCCGGTCGCCTTCGTCTTCCCCAAGGAGGGCGTCAGCGCGGTCAGCGAGCCGGTGGCGATCCTCAGCACCGCGAAGAACCCGGCGGCGGCCAAGGCCTTCATCGACTTCCTGCTGAGCCGCGAGGGGCAGGAGCTGGCCTCGGCCCAGGGCTTTCTGCCGGCGCTGCCGGGGGTGAAGCCGCCGGCGGGCTTCCCCGACCCGGCCGGCATCACCCTGCTGCCCTACGACCCCGCCAAGGCGCTGGCCGAGGACGACGCCAACAAGCGCGCCTTCGCCGACCTGTTCGGCGGGTGA
- a CDS encoding phosphodiesterase, translating to MIIAQITDTHIKPPGRLAYRRVDTAPFLERAVAALLALTPRPDVILATGDLVDAGHAEEYDRLLGLLRPLDMPLFAVPGNHDERAGLAEAFPDLKARVGDSRFFHYTVEDWPVRLIAMDTVLPGSGAGEVCAERLSWLDARLAEQPERPTIVFQHHPPFATGIGHMDRLGLNGADAMADVVRRHRQVERVLCGHLHRPIQVRWAGTIASTAPSTAHQVALDLRDDAPSAFVMEPPGYQIHMWRADTGVVSHTAVIGDYDGPYPFFKDGKLID from the coding sequence ATGATCATCGCCCAGATCACCGACACCCACATCAAGCCCCCCGGCCGCCTCGCCTACCGCCGCGTCGACACCGCGCCCTTCCTGGAGCGCGCCGTCGCCGCCCTCCTGGCGCTCACCCCGCGACCCGACGTGATCCTCGCCACCGGCGACCTCGTCGATGCCGGCCATGCGGAGGAATACGACCGCCTGCTCGGTCTGCTGCGCCCGCTCGACATGCCGCTTTTCGCTGTGCCCGGCAACCATGACGAACGCGCCGGACTTGCCGAAGCCTTCCCGGACCTCAAGGCCCGCGTCGGCGACAGCCGTTTCTTCCACTACACGGTGGAGGACTGGCCGGTTCGGCTGATCGCCATGGATACCGTGCTGCCCGGCTCCGGCGCGGGAGAGGTCTGTGCCGAGCGGCTCTCCTGGCTCGACGCGCGGCTGGCGGAGCAGCCGGAGCGGCCGACCATCGTCTTCCAGCACCATCCGCCCTTCGCCACCGGTATCGGCCATATGGACCGGCTGGGCTTGAACGGCGCCGACGCGATGGCCGACGTGGTCCGCCGCCATCGCCAAGTGGAGCGGGTGCTGTGCGGCCATCTGCACCGGCCGATCCAGGTGCGCTGGGCCGGCACCATCGCCTCCACCGCGCCGTCGACCGCGCATCAGGTGGCGCTCGACCTGCGCGACGACGCGCCGTCCGCCTTCGTGATGGAGCCGCCGGGCTATCAGATCCACATGTGGCGCGCCGACACCGGCGTGGTCAGCCACACCGCCGTGATCGGTGACTATGACGGCCCCTATCCCTTCTTCAAGGACGGAAAGCTGATCGACTGA